A region of the Variovorax sp. 54 genome:
GGTTGGCCGCTGGAATCCACCTTGCGCGCCGTGCCGCTGGCCAGGCCCAGGATGTCGCCCTGGACCGCATAGAACAGCGAGGGCGGCGCGTCGGCCGCGTGCAGCGCGCGGGGGCCCAGCGTGTCCGGCCCGAAGGCGAACAGCGGATAGCGGTCGACCTCTCCGTAGTTCGGCACGCCGAGCGACCCGGTCACCGAGCCCTCCGGGCTGGTGTTGTAGACCACCGGCCGCTGGGACCCGTCGTAGCCGACGAACGCGGGCGCCCACGGCGTGGGCAGCGGCGTGACCGCGCCCGACATGCCCACGGGATAGCCGCCGCCGAACAGCGAGTTGCCCGCCAGGAACTCGAGCGCACCCGACGGCGACGGCGCGAGCACCAGCGCGCGGCCCGGCGCCTGCGTGGCGGGCGTGGCCGAGAAGCCGTAGTACAGGCTGCCCGAGGCCGCCGTCGCGCGCAGGATCGACGGATAGACCGTGACGTTGTCGCTCATGTTGATGCTGCCGAGGTACCGGCCGCCGGGCTGCAGGTTGGCCAGGTCGGTGCCGGGCGTGAGGTTGCCGCCGGCGCTGAACAGGTTGATCGCGGTGCGGTCGGTCCACAGCGTGAACCAGCCCTGGCCGATGCCGTACTCGGTGCCGCCGAGCTTGAATCCCGAGCTGTTCGGCACCCGCGCGCGGCCCGCGTCGGCCACGCTCGTGAGCACCAGGTCGCCCGGTGTGTCCAGGTACATCGCCGAATCGCCCGGCACGAGCACGATGCCGGCGTTGCCGATGCCGATGGTCGGGACGAAGGGGTTGATCGGGCGCGTGTCCATCGCATCGCCTTCCTGACCCGGAATCGAACGCTCGGCCTTGCGGTAGCGCACCTCGACGCCGCCGATGGCGGAGGCCGACACGTTGGCCGCGCCGCGCAGGTTGACCAGGGCACCATTGAGGTCCTGGTACTGCGCGTTGGTGCCATAGCTCGCGTACTGCGCAGCGGCCAGGTTCGGGTTGACCACGCCGCCGATGCGCAGCTGCAGGTCGCCGCCGCCCGTGAGCGTCAGCCGGCCGTTCGCATCGACACGGCCCGTGCTGCCGACCGCCGCCACGATGGCTTCGCTGCGCTGCCAGATCTGGCCTTCGCCCATCCGCGTGGTGAGGCCCGCGTCGCCGCCCGCGCGCAGCGTGAGGTTGCCGCCGCCCAGCGTGCCCATGCCGGTGAAGCCCACGAGGTAGGGCTCCGGGCTGCTGTCGGTGCTGAACTGCACGCCGGCGGGCAGCGCGTAGGTGCCGAAGTTGATCCACCACGACGTCGCGATGCGGTCGCTGCCGGCCAGGGCCGTGCCCGAGCCCTGGCGCCACAGCCAGTTGCCCACCGCGGCACTCGGCGCCTGCGCGCGCTCGCCCGAAAAGTGGCCCCAGACGTCGCCGACGACGTTGCCGCCCACCGCGATGTCGAGGTTGCCGCCGTGCTCGGGGTACCAGGCCTGGTAGGCCGCGAGCGCCGCACTGTAGTCCGCCGTTTGCGGGCCGATCACCGAGCCGCCGACCGCCTTGCCGCGTGCGAGGTTGAAGGGGTCGAGGCCGTTGGCGTCGAGCAGCGGCGCGGAGCGTGTGCCGGCCGTGTAGACGCCGAACGGCGACTCCATGACGAAGTTGCCGGCCGCCGCCAGGCCCAGGTCGCCGGTGCCGGTGCGCAGCACGCTGAACATCGGCGACAGCGGCGTGTATTTGGTGACGTCCTTGACGGGGTTGATGACCGTCGTGCAGACGCCCGGCCCCCACTCGCAGATGACGACGTACTCCGGAGAGACCGGCGCCCCCTCGACGAAGCTCGGGTCCCAGTCGGCGCCGTTGGGCCCCCAGAAATAGGAGAGGCGCGCCGGGTCGACCTTGCAGGTGCCCTCGCCGCCCCAGTCGCAGTAGCCCGCCTCGAAATCCAGCGGGTCCATCGGCGTTCCCTCGTCGTGGCCCCACATGGGCCCGTTCGGACCCCACACGAAGCCGCTGCCGCCCGGCGTGAGCCTGACGTTGTACATCGCGTGGCTGTCGGCCAGGATGAGCGCGCCGTGCTTCGCGGGGTCGACCGCGCGGCGGTCGGCCGAGTCCAGGTCGGCGCCGGCCGTGAGCTGCAGGCTCCAGCTCGTCGCGCCCTGCCCCAGCATCGGCGCCACGGCCCAGTTGCGGCCCTGCACGCCGTCGACTTCGGGCCGCAGGTTCACGGCCGCGTCGCCCGGCAGCTGCACATCGGTCATCGACGGAATCAGCGCGCCGCGTGCCAGCGCGATGGTGCCGTCGGCCTTCATGGCGACCGGCAGACGCACGCCCTTGGGCCACACCATCGCCTGCACGCTGGCCTCGCCGCGCAACGCGGTGCCTGCGCCCAGCTGCATGCCGCTGTCGAGCGTCACGGCCTCGCCCAGCACCGTGCCCGCCTTCAGGCGGATGCTGCCGTCGGCGTTGTAGACGTTGGCGCGCAGCACCGTGCCGGCGGGCAACGTGTAGGCCGCACCCAGGGTCGCGGTCACCGGCAGCACCGTGCCGGCCGGCAGCACCATGGCTTCGGCGGGCACGTCGTAGTTGAGCAGCGCGTTCTTCGGGAACACGGTGCCCTTGTCGAGCACCACGCCGTCGATCGGCACGACGATGTCGCCGCCGTCGGGCGTGAACGGGGAGCCGAACTTCGTGCGCTGCTCAGTGAGGTACCAGCCCTTGTCGTCGGGCGTGGCCGGCGGCGGCGCAAAGCCGTCGTTGATGCTGCCGTAGACGTTGAGGTTGCCGCCCGCGCGGATCACCAGCACGCCGGGCTCGCCGAAGCCGCGCCGCGCCGGATCGTTGCGGTTCGCACCCGGGCCGTAGCGGTAGCCCGAGAGGTCGATGTCGCCGACCACGCTGAGGTCGCCCTCGGCCGTCTGGCTGACGATCTCCACGCCGGGGCGCAGGTGGTAGCTGCCCAGGCCTGCGAGGCGCGACGAGAGCGAGGTGTTGGCCAGCGCCTTGTCGATGAAGGCGCTGCTGTGGCCGTCGATCTCGTCGAGGTACTTCTGCGTGATGAGCTGCGGCACGTGGCCCGTGACGTCGGGCGCGTCTGCCAGCGGTGCGTCGCTGTAGGTGCGGAAGGCGTTGACGGCGATGGTCTTCGCGCCCTGGATCGTGGGCGTGCCGTTGATGCCGATCGCCACATCGTTGTCGCCGCGTCGCGGCGCGTTCAGCGCGAGCGTGCCGCGCGATGCGCCGTCGTTGCCTTGCGCCGCGCTCACGCCCGTGCCCACGCGCAGGTCGATGGCCGCGCCGCTGCCCAGCGTCAGCGTGCCCTGCGTGCTGGTGAGGTCGACGATGGCGCGGTTCGGGCTGTCGATGATCTTGCCGTAGCTGTCCACGCGCAGGCCGGTGGCGTGCGCGTCGAGCGTGCCGTTCACCGTGAGGTCGCCCTTGGCCGCGAGGCGGATCGCGCCGGGCTGGAAGCCGCTCGCGTCGATGCGGCCGTTCACCGTGAGGCTGCCGCCGTCGACCGTGACCTCGACCACGCGCGCCTTCACTTCGTCGCCGATGGCGAGGTCGCCCTGCTTGATCTGGAAGCGCCGCGCGCCGATCACACCGCCTTCGTTCAGGCGCGTGTTCAGGCCCGCGAAGTCGGCCACGGTCTGGCCGCGCACGTTGATCTCTGCGGCGTCGTACGGCACCACCGTGCCGCCCGCGTCGTAGGCGCCGCTGGCCGTGCCGAGGATGCGCCCACCCAGGTCGATGCGGCCCGCGCCGGCGCCCAGTGCCGTCGCCTGCATCGTGCCGCCGCGGTTGTGCGTGGCCGACAGGTCGATCACCGAGCCTGCGGTTTGCACGATGTTGCCCGCGGTGCTTGTCACTTCGAGGTCGCCGCCGCGGCTGTAGCGCGTCTGCTCGAAGAACTTCACGGCGCGGCCCGCGAGGTCGATGCGCGACCCCGCGCCCAGCGTCACGTCGCCACTGGCCGTGAGCTGCAGCTTGCCCGAGGGCAGGCCGACCGTGCCGTCGATGGTGATGTTGCGGCCCGTGAGCGTCAGTTGCGCGCCCAGCGGCACGTCGCCGGCCGGTTGTGCGCCTGCCGGTGCGCTGACAACGATGTCGCCGCCCGCCGTGATGCGGTTGTTCGAGCCGGCCTCGCCGGTGAGCAGCGGCGCGCGCAGGTTCAGCTGGCCGCCGCTGTAGTCGTAGCCCTTGCCGGTCACGTACGCGCCCTGCTGCTCGTACACGCCCAGCGTGCCCTTGGCGTTGGCCGTGATGCGCTCGCTCGCGTTCAGGTTGACGGTGCCGAAGCCCAGCGCCAGGCGGTCTGCCGAGAAGCCCGCGTCGGGCTGCGTGTTGGGCGCATGGCCCAGCACGATGCGCGCGGCCGACACGTCGAGCGTGCCGTGGCCCAGCAGGCTGCCGATGGCGCCGCCCGGTGCGTTCTCGCCGGGAAAGATTTCGCCGCTGCCGGGCGGACGCGGCGTGAGGCCGGTCCAGATGAATTCGCCGGTCGTGATCTTCGCGGTGTCGCCCGCGCCGCCGTAGCCGTAGATGGCCGGCGTGCCCAGCACCAGGCGCTCGATGGACGACACACCGGTGGTGGGGTCCAGCGTGTCCAGCGACACCGCGCCGTAGATGTTCACCGACTCGCGCGCATTCAGCACCAGCGTCTCGACCGCCGGCACGCCCTCGCCCTTGTTGCCCGCCAGCAGGTTCGCCAGGATGCCCTGGTTCATCGACAGGCCCGACGGCAGCTGGCCGTTGGCAGAGGCCTGCTGCAGCGCCGCGTCGCTGCCCAGGTTGACCGAGGACACGGCCAGCAGCAGGTTCTTGGCGCCGTAGCGCACGGTGTCGGCCATCGTGAACGAGCGGTTCGTGGCCACGGCCAGTGTGCCCTCGCCGTACAGCGTGGTCTGGCCGGTGCAGGCGCCGCTCGGGCACGCGCCGACCTCGATCGTGGCGGGCACGGCCTCGGGGACGGGCGGCAGCAGGTTGATCCAGCCGTTCGACAGCCCCAGCACCGCGCCCCGGCCGGCCGAGAACACCACGCCGTCGGTGGAGTCATAGGCCGGCGCGCCGGCGCCCAGCGTGTTCAGCGACGCGCCCTGCTCCACCTGGATGCCGTCGCCGTAGCCGCCGGCCACGAGGAAGATTTCCGCACCACGCAAGGTTGCGCCGCTGCGCACGACGACGTGGCCGGTGTTCGACTTGAAGGTTGCGTAGTTGTCGGCATAGGGCAGATCGATGCGGCCGCCCAAGATCATCCGCGGCGCGCCGAAGGCATTGAGCTGGTCGGCCTGCACCGACGCGCCCCCGAACCCGGTCGTGCGCCCGGCGCCCGGCGCCGTCACCTCGAGGGCGACGGCCGTCATCGACAGCGTGCCGCCGAAGCCTGCGCTGCCGGCCGCCGGGTTGAACAGCGCCGTGCCGTCGAACTGCAGCATCGACACGCCGTCCTTCGGCTTGGAATAGAAGTAGTCGAGCTGCAGGTTGCGGGCGTCGGCCGCGATCTCGCCGCGCACGCCGCCGCGGCGTGCCGCATCGGCCGCCACGAAGGCGTCGTAGCCCATCTCGTTGTAGGTGGCGTGCTGCTTCACCACGGCCGCCGGCGTGACGACCAGCGGGCTCGCCAGCGACGACTTCACCGCCGTGTTCGCCACGCCGAGGTAGCCGCTCGCCACGTACGAGCCGTAGCCCGCCGGCAGCGGCGTGGCGGGCAGCGCGCTGGGCGCGCCCACTTCCACGCGGAAGGCACCGGGCAGCAGCGCGTAGGTCGAAGGCAGCAGCGTGTAGGTGCCGGCCTTGAGCCCGCCCACGTCGTGGTCGAGCGTGACCTGTCGACCGATGGCCGGCTCGCCCGCGCCTGCGTCCGGCGACACCGGCGCATAGCCGCCCTGGAAGCCCGGCACGATGGCGTACACGCCGTTGCCCGCCTTGCTGAAGGTGTTGGCCGGGTTGGCATTGGCCAGTGGCGTGCGCAGCACATCCACCGAGCCACCACGCCCGCTCACGAAGCCCGCGCCCGTGAGCTCGCCGCCGCCCGACAGGTCGAGCACCGCGCCGGCCTGGCCGACCACGCTGTCGCCCGTGAGCAAAATGCCGCTGCTGCCGATGGCGCGCTTGTCGATGGGCGTGCCCGCGACGCTGTAGCCGATGCCGTCGGTCGTGCCGCCGTAGGGCATGACCAAGCCGGCACCGCTGACCGAGGTGATGCTGCCCGGCAGCAGGTCGACCAGGCTGGCGCGCGCCTCGTAGGTGCCGCGCCCGTCCTGCCCCACGATGAGGTTGCCCAGCGGGGCGCGCACGATGCCGCCCTGGCGCACCGTGTCGCCGCCGAGCGCGAGGATGCCGAACACCGACTGCGGCATGGCCACGTCGCCTTCGACCTGGCGGCGGATGTCGAGCACGCGGCCGGTGTCGTAGCCCGCGCGGATCTGCGCATTGGCGCCGGTCGCGGGGTAGATCTGTGCGGCGGTGAGCGTCAGGTCGCCCATCGTCGCCAGCTCGGTCGTGGTCGCGCCGAGCAGGCCGAGCGCGGGCGTGCCGCCGAGCAGGCGCAGGTCGCCGCGGCTCGTCATGTTCACGGTGTCGAAGCCGCGGCGGTCGACCACCAGCGCGGGGCCGGCCGTCATGGCGATTTCGCCGTGCGCGCCGAAGCCCACGCGGTCGCGGATGTCGATGTGGTCGGCCTCGGCCGTGAACACCGCCTCGCTCGTGCGGGTCGATGCGCCGTGGCGCCAGGTCGTGGTGTAGACCACCTCGCCGTCCTTCGTGGGCGCACCGGTCACGCCGGCCAGCCGCAGGTAGGACGAAGCAAGCCGCACGTGCGAATCGGTCGCGGCGCTGTCGGCCAGCGCGAAGCTGCCGGCGTAGAGGCGCAGGCTCTGCGCGGTCGTGAGGTCGACGTTGCCGTCGAAGCTCAGCAGGCCGTTGACCAGCAGCGACAGGTTGCCGAAGCCGCCGGCCTGCACCTGGTCCACGCTCAAGCGTCCCTTGCCGTAGTCCAGCGCCGCGTCGGCATGGCCCGGCTGGAGGGTCGAGGGCAATCCGCTGGGCTGCTGCGTCTGCGACAGCACCAGCTCGCGCGCCCGCCGCACGGCGTCGTCGGGGCCGAAGAACTTCGAGAACACCGGGCTTTCGAGCGCCACCGCAAGCGTGCCGCCGGCCGCATTCGCGCCGCCCGCGTGGGCACGCAGCGTGCCGTCGAGGTACAGGCTGTGCGCCGACTTGAGCACGATGCTGCCGCCGTCGCTGGCCACGTCGAGTTCGCGCCACAGGCTGCCAGCCGCCGGCACGTCGGTGCGCGCATGGCCGCCCGAGGCATCGAGCACCGCACCCGGTCGGATGATGAGGGCCAGGTCGGGCGCATGGGCCACGCCCTTCGCTTCCCAGTCGAGCGCGCCGCCAATGGAAATGGTGCCGCCGTTGCGCACGGTGCCGTAGCGGCGGCCGTCGTCGTCGACGCCGATCTGTGCGCGCGCTGCCACGTCGAGCACCGCGCTCTCGCCGATCCACACCGAACGCTGGTGCGGCTGCAGCGACGGGCTCTCGGGCATCGTGAAGGCCGGGGCCTCGATGTCGATGCCGATGCGCCCGCCCCAGGCGTTGAGCCGGCCGTCGACCACGAAGCTGCTCTTGCCGCCGCCGAGCAGCTGGATGGAACGGCCCGCGTCGACCGTCACCACCGCGCCCGCGCCGACGCCGACGTTGCCGCCTTCGGTGACGCGGCGCTGCGAACGCAGCACGAGGTCGGCGCCCTGGCGCTGCACGACCTGGCGGTTCACCGCATCCTGCTGCAGCAGCGGCGGCGTCCACAGCTGCAGCGCGATGCCGCCTTCGTGGTCGGCACCGGCCCCGGGCGCGATGCCGTAGACCGGCATCACCACGTCGAGCTGTGCGCCCGGCGCGACCGTGAGCCCCGCGTGGCCATTGAGGTCGTAGGTCGAGAAGCCCGATTGCAGGCGCGACGCGTCGAGCACGAGCTGCGTTGCGTCGGACAACGCCGGGTCGAGGCCGATGAGCAGCGCGTTCCCCGTTTCAATCTTCAGCGTGCCGCCGCCGTTCACGCCATGGCCGCGGATCTCGCCGTCCAGCGACAAGCGCCCTTGCGCATCGGTGCTGGTGGCGGCCGAGTCGGCCACCAGCGACACGTTGCCGCCCTTGCCGCCCCGCTGCTTGCCCTTGGCCAACAAGGCTGCACCCGACGACACGTCGATGAGGCTGCCCTGCCCGATCGTCACGCCGTGCGTCGACTCGAGGCGCACCGTGCCGCCGTCGATGGCAGCGAGCCTGGCCGTGTCTTCGGGCGATGTGCCGACATCGACACGGCGCCCACGCAGGTCGAGCGTGACGCCGTCACGCACCCGGAGCCGCGAGCCGCTCTCCTGCGTGAGCGCACGCGGCACCGACCCGGCCACCGGCGACAGGAAGACATTGCCGGCCTCCAGCGTGCCGCCGCGCACCGTGACGTCGGCACCGATGTCGATGAACGCGCCGAGCAGGTTCATGCGCCCGCCGTCGGCCAGCGTGAGCGCCTTCTCGGTGGTCACACTGCCGCGCGTGCCGATGTCGAGCACCGAGAGGTGTTGCGCATTCAGGTGCGCCGCATCGAGCCACAGCGTGTTGATGCGGTCGGCGGCCAGCGCGTCGGCCGCGGCCATCTGTTGCGTGATCGGTGCCACGTCGCCGAAGCGCACGTCGGTGTCGAACAGGTCGATGCGGCCCAGCGCACCGTAGCGCCCCACCGCCAGCACGCCGCCGCGCGCCACTGCCGTCTGCGACTGGCGGTAGCTGTCGTCCATGGCGGCATCGCGTGCGCGCGTCTGCTGCGCGCCGTTGAACACCTCGGCGACGATGTCGCCTTCGAGGACTGCCGTGGGCGCGCTCACCACCAGCCGGCCCGCATCGCGACCGACCGTGTAGCCGTTTTCCAGCACGCGCTGCGGCGCGATCAGCGGGTTGTAGAAGTAGTCGGTCGTCTTCTTGCCCCAGCGCGCGTGCTCGGCCTCGAAGCCCTTGTAGACGCCGTCGAAGAGCATGTCCGACGGGGCCTTGTCCAGGCTGTACAGGCGCCCGTCGCTGCCCTTGAGCCAGGTCTGGTTCAGGAAGCCGGTCTGCACGTTCAGCGAACCGCCCGACAGGTTGACTTTCGAACCCGCCTGCGTGAGCACCTCGGCGCCGCCGAGCACCACCGTACCGCCCTGCGCGGCCCATTCGCCGATGCCGTGGCCCTGGTTGCCCAGGTAGCCGCCGACCTCGAGCAGGCCGCCCGCCGCGTACCAGCGCTCGCCCTCGTAGCCGCCCACGCCGGGCGCCACGCGCACGAGCTTGCGCCGGTCGATCCACACGTCGCTGTTGAAGAGCGTGCCGCTCTCGCGGTTGCGCGGCGCGTCGCGCGTCTCGTTGCCCTGCACGCTGACCTTGACGTTGTTGGATTCCATCGTCACGTTCACGCCGACCGCGCCCGACACGTCCAGGCGCGCCTTGTCGGCCACGAAGCTGCGGCGCGTGGCACTGGCCGCGATCTGCCCGCCGGTGGCGAGCGTGAGCGACTCGCCCTCGAAGCGGATGTCGCCGCCCGAAACGATCTCGATGCGCGACTGGTCGCGGCGGTCCGACAGCCGCGAGAGGTTGTCGAAGAGGCCCGGCGGCACGAGCGCGCGTGCGGTGTCCTGCGCGGCCGACTCCTTGAGGAGCGCGTCGCGCTGGCTGTCGAACGCGCTGGCCTTGCCGTCGTCTTCGATGAGCACGGCAGTGACCGCGCCGCTGCCCAGCGCCACGTTGCCGCGCGTGTCGGCGGCCGAGTTCAGCAGGTGCACCGTGCCGCGCGCGGACACCGTGGACGTGGCGAGCGCCACGCCGTCCTGCCGCACATCGCGGCCGGCGAGCGTGATGTCGCCTTCGCGCGCCACGAGCAGGCCGGTGTTGCTCACCTTGCCCGACGTGCTGTCGGCCACGAACTGCGGCGCGATCTCATTGCCGCGCGTGGTCGAGAAGGCGTTGGCCTCGGTGCCCACGCCCTTGCGGATCACGAAGCTGTCGCCCGCCGCGAGCTGCACCTGGCCCTTGCGCGCGGCGATCTCGCCGGCGTTGGCCACTTCCTTGCCGAGCAGCAGCACATAGCCGCCGCCCTGCGTGACGGAACCGGGCTCCTTGGTGGTCAGCCGCGCGCCGGCCTTCACCTCGACCTTGCCCAGGTCGTCCTTCGCCGTGGTGAAGCTGGGCGCGGTGTCGTTCGAATAGATGCCGCGCGCCTTGAACTGGTCGTCGCCGATGTGCGCGGCGGCCGCCACGAGGTTGCGCGTGTCGGTCTGGCTGGTGCCGCTGAACACCACGCCATTGCGGTTGGCGATGAGCACCGTGCCGTCGGCCTTGATCTGGCCCTGGATCTGGGACGGCCGCGCCTTCGGATCGTTGACGCGGTTGAGCACCGCCCAGTCGGCCTGCTGCTTGAAATCGACCGTGGTGTTGCGCCCGACGTTGAAGGTCTCCCAGTTCAGGATGGCCTTGTCGCCGGTCTGCTCCACGGTGACGACGGTGCGGCCGTTGACTTGCTGCTGCGAGTCGCGGTTCAGCGCGCGGGCATTGAGCCAGCCGGCACTCAGCGAATTCGTGTCGACCTTCAGGCCGCCGTCGGCCAGGCCGTCGGGCACCGACGGGTCGTTCTGCGCAGCGGCGCGCGCGGC
Encoded here:
- a CDS encoding filamentous haemagglutinin family protein; translated protein: MSNKTFRRAPIAHAAALALAMAGLAGNAQAQRAFSAAWMAQKNVAQGTAAVTGYLPNGTPASMLTNPLAQQQKANEQLRQSLGNLGLAAQAIAAQQAAQAAARAAAQNDPSVPDGLADGGLKVDTNSLSAGWLNARALNRDSQQQVNGRTVVTVEQTGDKAILNWETFNVGRNTTVDFKQQADWAVLNRVNDPKARPSQIQGQIKADGTVLIANRNGVVFSGTSQTDTRNLVAAAAHIGDDQFKARGIYSNDTAPSFTTAKDDLGKVEVKAGARLTTKEPGSVTQGGGYVLLLGKEVANAGEIAARKGQVQLAAGDSFVIRKGVGTEANAFSTTRGNEIAPQFVADSTSGKVSNTGLLVAREGDITLAGRDVRQDGVALATSTVSARGTVHLLNSAADTRGNVALGSGAVTAVLIEDDGKASAFDSQRDALLKESAAQDTARALVPPGLFDNLSRLSDRRDQSRIEIVSGGDIRFEGESLTLATGGQIAASATRRSFVADKARLDVSGAVGVNVTMESNNVKVSVQGNETRDAPRNRESGTLFNSDVWIDRRKLVRVAPGVGGYEGERWYAAGGLLEVGGYLGNQGHGIGEWAAQGGTVVLGGAEVLTQAGSKVNLSGGSLNVQTGFLNQTWLKGSDGRLYSLDKAPSDMLFDGVYKGFEAEHARWGKKTTDYFYNPLIAPQRVLENGYTVGRDAGRLVVSAPTAVLEGDIVAEVFNGAQQTRARDAAMDDSYRQSQTAVARGGVLAVGRYGALGRIDLFDTDVRFGDVAPITQQMAAADALAADRINTLWLDAAHLNAQHLSVLDIGTRGSVTTEKALTLADGGRMNLLGAFIDIGADVTVRGGTLEAGNVFLSPVAGSVPRALTQESGSRLRVRDGVTLDLRGRRVDVGTSPEDTARLAAIDGGTVRLESTHGVTIGQGSLIDVSSGAALLAKGKQRGGKGGNVSLVADSAATSTDAQGRLSLDGEIRGHGVNGGGTLKIETGNALLIGLDPALSDATQLVLDASRLQSGFSTYDLNGHAGLTVAPGAQLDVVMPVYGIAPGAGADHEGGIALQLWTPPLLQQDAVNRQVVQRQGADLVLRSQRRVTEGGNVGVGAGAVVTVDAGRSIQLLGGGKSSFVVDGRLNAWGGRIGIDIEAPAFTMPESPSLQPHQRSVWIGESAVLDVAARAQIGVDDDGRRYGTVRNGGTISIGGALDWEAKGVAHAPDLALIIRPGAVLDASGGHARTDVPAAGSLWRELDVASDGGSIVLKSAHSLYLDGTLRAHAGGANAAGGTLAVALESPVFSKFFGPDDAVRRARELVLSQTQQPSGLPSTLQPGHADAALDYGKGRLSVDQVQAGGFGNLSLLVNGLLSFDGNVDLTTAQSLRLYAGSFALADSAATDSHVRLASSYLRLAGVTGAPTKDGEVVYTTTWRHGASTRTSEAVFTAEADHIDIRDRVGFGAHGEIAMTAGPALVVDRRGFDTVNMTSRGDLRLLGGTPALGLLGATTTELATMGDLTLTAAQIYPATGANAQIRAGYDTGRVLDIRRQVEGDVAMPQSVFGILALGGDTVRQGGIVRAPLGNLIVGQDGRGTYEARASLVDLLPGSITSVSGAGLVMPYGGTTDGIGYSVAGTPIDKRAIGSSGILLTGDSVVGQAGAVLDLSGGGELTGAGFVSGRGGSVDVLRTPLANANPANTFSKAGNGVYAIVPGFQGGYAPVSPDAGAGEPAIGRQVTLDHDVGGLKAGTYTLLPSTYALLPGAFRVEVGAPSALPATPLPAGYGSYVASGYLGVANTAVKSSLASPLVVTPAAVVKQHATYNEMGYDAFVAADAARRGGVRGEIAADARNLQLDYFYSKPKDGVSMLQFDGTALFNPAAGSAGFGGTLSMTAVALEVTAPGAGRTTGFGGASVQADQLNAFGAPRMILGGRIDLPYADNYATFKSNTGHVVVRSGATLRGAEIFLVAGGYGDGIQVEQGASLNTLGAGAPAYDSTDGVVFSAGRGAVLGLSNGWINLLPPVPEAVPATIEVGACPSGACTGQTTLYGEGTLAVATNRSFTMADTVRYGAKNLLLAVSSVNLGSDAALQQASANGQLPSGLSMNQGILANLLAGNKGEGVPAVETLVLNARESVNIYGAVSLDTLDPTTGVSSIERLVLGTPAIYGYGGAGDTAKITTGEFIWTGLTPRPPGSGEIFPGENAPGGAIGSLLGHGTLDVSAARIVLGHAPNTQPDAGFSADRLALGFGTVNLNASERITANAKGTLGVYEQQGAYVTGKGYDYSGGQLNLRAPLLTGEAGSNNRITAGGDIVVSAPAGAQPAGDVPLGAQLTLTGRNITIDGTVGLPSGKLQLTASGDVTLGAGSRIDLAGRAVKFFEQTRYSRGGDLEVTSTAGNIVQTAGSVIDLSATHNRGGTMQATALGAGAGRIDLGGRILGTASGAYDAGGTVVPYDAAEINVRGQTVADFAGLNTRLNEGGVIGARRFQIKQGDLAIGDEVKARVVEVTVDGGSLTVNGRIDASGFQPGAIRLAAKGDLTVNGTLDAHATGLRVDSYGKIIDSPNRAIVDLTSTQGTLTLGSGAAIDLRVGTGVSAAQGNDGASRGTLALNAPRRGDNDVAIGINGTPTIQGAKTIAVNAFRTYSDAPLADAPDVTGHVPQLITQKYLDEIDGHSSAFIDKALANTSLSSRLAGLGSYHLRPGVEIVSQTAEGDLSVVGDIDLSGYRYGPGANRNDPARRGFGEPGVLVIRAGGNLNVYGSINDGFAPPPATPDDKGWYLTEQRTKFGSPFTPDGGDIVVPIDGVVLDKGTVFPKNALLNYDVPAEAMVLPAGTVLPVTATLGAAYTLPAGTVLRANVYNADGSIRLKAGTVLGEAVTLDSGMQLGAGTALRGEASVQAMVWPKGVRLPVAMKADGTIALARGALIPSMTDVQLPGDAAVNLRPEVDGVQGRNWAVAPMLGQGATSWSLQLTAGADLDSADRRAVDPAKHGALILADSHAMYNVRLTPGGSGFVWGPNGPMWGHDEGTPMDPLDFEAGYCDWGGEGTCKVDPARLSYFWGPNGADWDPSFVEGAPVSPEYVVICEWGPGVCTTVINPVKDVTKYTPLSPMFSVLRTGTGDLGLAAAGNFVMESPFGVYTAGTRSAPLLDANGLDPFNLARGKAVGGSVIGPQTADYSAALAAYQAWYPEHGGNLDIAVGGNVVGDVWGHFSGERAQAPSAAVGNWLWRQGSGTALAGSDRIATSWWINFGTYALPAGVQFSTDSSPEPYLVGFTGMGTLGGGNLTLRAGGDAGLTTRMGEGQIWQRSEAIVAAVGSTGRVDANGRLTLTGGGDLQLRIGGVVNPNLAAAQYASYGTNAQYQDLNGALVNLRGAANVSASAIGGVEVRYRKAERSIPGQEGDAMDTRPINPFVPTIGIGNAGIVLVPGDSAMYLDTPGDLVLTSVADAGRARVPNSSGFKLGGTEYGIGQGWFTLWTDRTAINLFSAGGNLTPGTDLANLQPGGRYLGSINMSDNVTVYPSILRATAASGSLYYGFSATPATQAPGRALVLAPSPSGALEFLAGNSLFGGGYPVGMSGAVTPLPTPWAPAFVGYDGSQRPVVYNTSPEGSVTGSLGVPNYGEVDRYPLFAFGPDTLGPRALHAADAPPSLFYAVQGDILGLASGTARKVDSSGQPVPETWYRSAAPARIRAGRDIVGTEALIVNNDARDVSLIEAGRDILYANVQVAGPGALEISAGRHITQDDRASVVSRGALAEGDTRPGASIAMMAGMGPMGVGGPDFSAIADRYLDPAKRAESGPGQSLASQPGRVVKTYDTELGAWLKERYGFVATSADVKEPGSALAYFKALAPEQQRVFLRGVYFAELRAGGREYNDVDGPRYGSYLRGRGMIATLFPDLDAAGQEIVRTGDIILYGPSGVHTDFGGDIQMLAPGGQIVVGVQGAVPPGSAGVITQGMGHIQLFSEGSLLLGLSRVMTTFGGDVLAWSEQGDINAGRGSKTTLVYTPPKRVYDNIGNVKLSSQVPSSGAGLATLAPIAEVPAGDMDLIAPLGTIDAGEAGIRVSGSVNLAALQVVNAANIQVKGESAGLPVVASVNVGALTNASAAASQATAAAQDVMQRERAAARQALPSVFSVRVLGFGNEPADGAAAPSDAGRAAARPVGYDEHSPVQVLGRGPLGDAQKTKLTAQERRLLGQ